A genomic segment from Hallerella porci encodes:
- the rsfS gene encoding ribosome silencing factor, giving the protein MTTAKKTPAKKETVKKTAVKAAAKTVKAAKPAAKKAAVKAPKTTAKVAVKKAADKKSTEKKPAVKKAAVKKVAYTESVSNAAKILFELRAQKLQLIDLRGISETADFMIIATCESEAQMQAILTELSKTFKHQGLPHRTEYKPGINMRWAVFDAGFDLMVQLFEESKRKELAFDKLYSDAKVTDLDEKNFVKKATKKAKADDELI; this is encoded by the coding sequence ATGACAACAGCCAAAAAGACTCCCGCCAAAAAAGAAACCGTCAAAAAGACTGCGGTCAAAGCTGCCGCAAAAACGGTAAAAGCCGCTAAACCTGCCGCCAAAAAAGCAGCAGTCAAAGCGCCCAAAACGACAGCAAAAGTCGCCGTAAAAAAAGCTGCGGACAAAAAAAGTACCGAGAAAAAGCCCGCCGTGAAAAAGGCTGCTGTGAAAAAAGTTGCTTACACCGAATCGGTAAGCAATGCTGCGAAAATTCTTTTCGAATTGCGCGCTCAAAAATTGCAGTTGATCGATCTCCGCGGAATTTCGGAAACCGCTGACTTTATGATTATCGCAACTTGCGAAAGCGAAGCGCAAATGCAAGCCATTCTCACCGAACTCAGCAAAACCTTTAAGCACCAAGGTTTGCCACACCGCACCGAATACAAGCCGGGCATCAATATGCGTTGGGCAGTTTTTGACGCGGGCTTTGATTTGATGGTTCAACTTTTCGAAGAAAGCAAACGCAAAGAACTCGCCTTCGACAAACTTTACAGCGACGCAAAAGTCACGGACTTGGACGAAAAGAATTTTGTGAAGAAAGCGACCAAGAAAGCAAAGGCAGACGATGAACTCATTTAA
- a CDS encoding LytR C-terminal domain-containing protein produces the protein MPVFKIVIFALVLFLCACEEEVSVQREIRETPGDIQVLNSSGIPGAASKMRDYLRSQGFDVVEMSNDNLWNYEETIIALRNPHWAGAEALAQALKTTNVIPLENKQKLVDATVYVGKDFEKITQTGTP, from the coding sequence GTGCCCGTTTTTAAAATCGTCATTTTCGCATTAGTTCTTTTTCTTTGCGCTTGCGAAGAAGAAGTTTCTGTGCAACGCGAAATCCGCGAAACTCCTGGGGATATTCAGGTGTTAAATTCGAGCGGAATTCCTGGAGCCGCTTCTAAAATGCGAGATTATCTGCGTTCGCAGGGATTTGACGTCGTAGAAATGAGCAACGATAACCTTTGGAATTACGAAGAAACCATTATTGCATTACGCAATCCGCATTGGGCTGGCGCCGAAGCTCTCGCACAAGCGCTTAAAACAACAAACGTAATCCCTTTGGAAAATAAACAAAAACTCGTCGATGCCACCGTTTACGTCGGCAAAGATTTTGAAAAAATTACACAGACAGGAACACCATGA
- the panD gene encoding aspartate 1-decarboxylase, protein MQIELLKCKIHRASVTDANLNYEGSITLDKALMDAAGILPFEKVGILDINNGARFDTYVIEGERNSGTICLNGAAARMVQKGDLVIIVSYISMTPEEAKTWKPVVVKVDSQNRPR, encoded by the coding sequence ATGCAAATCGAACTTCTTAAATGCAAAATTCATCGCGCCTCCGTTACAGACGCGAATTTGAATTACGAAGGTTCCATCACTTTGGACAAAGCATTGATGGACGCTGCAGGCATTCTTCCCTTTGAAAAAGTCGGCATTCTCGATATCAATAACGGTGCCCGCTTTGATACTTACGTCATCGAAGGCGAACGCAATTCGGGAACGATTTGCTTGAACGGAGCCGCAGCACGGATGGTGCAAAAAGGCGATCTCGTCATCATCGTTTCGTATATTTCCATGACTCCAGAAGAAGCCAAGACGTGGAAACCGGTCGTCGTCAAAGTGGACTCTCAAAATAGACCGCGCTAA
- a CDS encoding SPOR domain-containing protein yields the protein MKNFSKILSSLLIFSAATFAATLEDAQKAYVSGNWKTAAESFEAVCPTLDISKRSECALWGVLSRSQIGNSKDFSIAKKRLDSLIIATPDSLPVIADLYMTRAQFELYLKRADLSQKSLRTAANKAKPNQLAVIHQVCQSLYKANPTDSVHSLCAEIERKKSGIGETAPTSTASSSAETTVLASDSLSSSTVTISSSSISAVAISSAADSVKPANSTATTVSAPAAIPAPTASGEVWALQLGAFSILANAEMLVNSLKAKKIDAQIIEFQTDEKTLFQVQTGRFPSRDAAVEYGSKTLSSHNLEFQPVKKQ from the coding sequence ATGAAAAATTTTTCCAAAATTCTTTCTTCTCTTTTGATTTTTTCTGCTGCAACTTTTGCTGCAACTCTTGAAGATGCGCAAAAGGCATATGTCTCGGGCAATTGGAAAACCGCTGCGGAATCCTTTGAAGCGGTCTGCCCTACATTAGACATTTCCAAGCGTTCCGAATGCGCGCTGTGGGGAGTACTGTCCCGTTCGCAAATCGGAAATTCCAAAGATTTTTCCATTGCGAAGAAACGCCTCGACAGTTTAATTATCGCAACTCCCGATAGTCTTCCCGTCATCGCAGACTTGTACATGACTCGCGCTCAATTTGAGCTTTATTTAAAACGCGCGGATCTTTCGCAAAAAAGTCTTCGCACCGCAGCCAACAAAGCAAAGCCAAATCAACTCGCCGTCATCCATCAAGTTTGCCAAAGTTTATACAAAGCAAATCCGACAGATTCTGTCCATAGTCTTTGCGCCGAAATTGAACGCAAAAAATCGGGCATCGGAGAAACTGCGCCGACTAGCACTGCGAGTTCGTCCGCCGAAACAACTGTTCTCGCTTCCGATTCCCTGAGCAGTTCAACGGTTACGATTTCCTCTTCATCGATTTCTGCCGTAGCCATTTCTTCGGCAGCGGATTCCGTAAAACCTGCAAATTCTACCGCCACTACAGTTTCAGCTCCCGCGGCAATTCCTGCGCCAACTGCATCGGGCGAAGTTTGGGCACTTCAACTCGGCGCATTTAGCATCCTCGCGAACGCCGAAATGCTCGTGAACTCGCTTAAAGCGAAAAAAATCGATGCGCAAATTATCGAATTCCAAACCGACGAAAAAACTCTCTTCCAAGTGCAAACCGGACGCTTCCCAAGCCGCGATGCCGCCGTCGAATACGGCTCCAAAACGCTTTCGAGCCATAATTTGGAATTTCAACCGGTAAAAAAACAATAA
- the miaB gene encoding tRNA (N6-isopentenyl adenosine(37)-C2)-methylthiotransferase MiaB: MPTHYLIDTYGCQMNEYDSALIASMLEKNGCVPTEDPEVADLFFFNTCSVREKAEESAKARISKMKFYKKHRPWIKFIVTGCMAEHLGTRLIEQVDCIDYVFGPDQYNKIPNLLFPHPLAVNKRTLPKRVVTGFEYSENYLGEYAKLSHPFSSYVTIQRGCNFRCSYCIVPYVRGREKYRASADVLREVEEAADRGVSEICLLGQTVNAYRESGMDFADLLVKIADVHGIHRIRFMSPHPRFYTEKLIDVLQNVPEVCPHAHIPIQSGSDAMLKKMLRRYTVDEFMRILEKLRGKNPLYGLTTDVIAGFVGESDEDFEMTMSAFREAQFDAAFMFIYSPREGTESAKEIETLSESQKQERLARLVELQNAITLERNKLMIGRTEEILVEGPSSRDANEWVGKTGSFKKVIFSSDSAKPGDYVNCRIDEIRGWTLRGTVV; this comes from the coding sequence ATGCCCACTCATTACTTGATTGATACTTACGGCTGTCAGATGAACGAGTACGATTCGGCGTTAATCGCTTCGATGCTCGAGAAGAACGGCTGCGTTCCAACCGAAGACCCCGAAGTCGCAGACCTTTTCTTCTTCAATACATGCTCGGTCCGCGAGAAAGCCGAAGAAAGTGCAAAGGCGAGAATTTCCAAAATGAAATTCTACAAGAAGCATCGCCCGTGGATTAAATTCATCGTGACCGGTTGCATGGCAGAACATTTGGGAACGCGTCTCATCGAACAAGTCGATTGTATCGATTACGTTTTTGGCCCCGATCAATACAACAAAATTCCGAATTTACTTTTTCCGCATCCGCTCGCCGTTAATAAAAGAACTCTTCCAAAACGCGTCGTCACCGGATTTGAATATTCCGAAAATTATCTCGGCGAATATGCGAAGCTTTCGCATCCTTTTTCATCTTATGTGACAATTCAACGCGGCTGCAATTTTCGCTGCAGTTATTGCATTGTGCCTTACGTCCGTGGGCGTGAAAAATACCGCGCCTCTGCCGATGTTCTCCGCGAAGTCGAAGAAGCAGCCGACCGCGGCGTTTCCGAAATTTGCTTGCTCGGTCAAACGGTAAACGCTTACCGCGAAAGTGGAATGGACTTCGCCGATTTACTTGTGAAAATCGCAGACGTTCACGGCATTCACCGCATCCGATTTATGAGTCCGCATCCGCGTTTTTACACCGAGAAACTCATCGACGTTTTGCAAAATGTGCCCGAAGTTTGTCCGCACGCCCACATTCCAATTCAAAGCGGAAGCGATGCGATGCTCAAAAAAATGCTCCGCCGTTATACCGTAGATGAATTTATGCGTATTCTTGAAAAACTCCGCGGAAAAAATCCGCTTTACGGACTCACGACCGATGTCATCGCAGGCTTTGTCGGCGAAAGCGATGAAGATTTTGAAATGACGATGTCCGCTTTCCGCGAAGCGCAATTTGACGCAGCTTTTATGTTTATTTACAGTCCGCGCGAAGGCACCGAAAGCGCAAAAGAAATCGAAACTCTCAGCGAATCGCAAAAGCAAGAACGCCTCGCCCGATTAGTCGAACTCCAAAATGCGATTACTCTCGAACGCAATAAATTGATGATCGGTCGCACCGAAGAAATTTTAGTCGAAGGCCCTTCTTCTCGCGACGCAAACGAATGGGTCGGAAAAACCGGCAGCTTCAAAAAAGTCATCTTCTCTTCGGACTCAGCAAAGCCCGGCGATTATGTCAACTGCCGCATTGATGAAATTCGCGGATGGACTCTCCGCGGAACCGTTGTGTAA
- a CDS encoding HAD family hydrolase: MKKSLYIFDLDGTLFNTLGDLSFAVNHALAEFGLKTLSTEKIRSYIGNGSLKLIERSLEGANAPLAEVHKCYSTFYAENCLNRTEPYPGVLEFLKNFPAKKALVTNKPHTPGLKLLKHFGVDSCFEAFAFGDEETARKPSAEPFEKILRLTKTAKENAVMVGDDAPDILGARNAGIDSVFIENGFGRRESFAPFRPDYSIPCFAELQNLMF; the protein is encoded by the coding sequence ATGAAAAAATCGCTGTACATTTTTGATCTCGACGGAACGCTTTTCAATACTCTCGGCGATTTGAGCTTTGCAGTCAATCATGCGCTCGCAGAATTTGGACTCAAAACTCTTTCCACCGAAAAAATTCGAAGCTACATCGGAAACGGTTCTTTAAAACTCATCGAACGTTCACTCGAAGGGGCGAACGCACCCCTTGCCGAAGTGCACAAATGCTATTCGACATTTTATGCGGAGAACTGTTTAAATCGCACAGAACCTTATCCCGGTGTTTTGGAATTTCTCAAAAATTTCCCGGCAAAAAAAGCGCTTGTGACCAATAAACCGCACACGCCCGGACTGAAATTGTTAAAGCATTTCGGAGTCGATTCTTGTTTCGAAGCGTTCGCCTTCGGCGACGAAGAAACCGCCCGCAAACCGTCGGCAGAACCGTTTGAAAAAATTTTACGGCTCACGAAAACGGCGAAAGAAAATGCGGTAATGGTCGGCGATGATGCGCCCGATATTCTCGGCGCAAGAAATGCGGGAATCGATAGCGTTTTCATCGAGAACGGATTTGGAAGACGCGAAAGTTTTGCGCCATTCCGCCCGGATTATTCTATTCCTTGTTTTGCTGAACTTCAAAATTTAATGTTCTAA
- a CDS encoding DUF2334 domain-containing protein — protein MYSDFFIAEKFRKLESEEIISTFYFMNKQAILCFHDFSVENFRVAKEQICRMMEAAGAPISVAVIPSIAGASAADVQEFIAALDALKNAGHELLLHGMFHRASQNLLRNFFGKVACALTGNEAEFAGLLKEDSQKLFLQATQTWENLKQSSPQVFVPPTWYGNAFLKQQVLQTCAVYDGRSAIFWKDKKIFSPAISFAGLPKWSMKFLCLFAKILFQFSPGIPRLVFHPIDFQILGEEKIAGLIRKMVAIRQLKQYDNLRK, from the coding sequence ATGTACAGCGATTTTTTCATCGCAGAAAAATTTAGAAAATTAGAAAGCGAAGAAATCATTTCTACCTTTTACTTTATGAATAAGCAAGCGATTCTTTGTTTTCACGATTTTTCGGTAGAAAATTTTCGTGTGGCGAAAGAGCAAATTTGTCGGATGATGGAAGCGGCGGGGGCGCCGATTTCGGTGGCGGTGATTCCTTCGATAGCAGGAGCTTCGGCAGCGGATGTGCAAGAATTTATTGCAGCATTGGATGCGTTAAAAAATGCGGGGCATGAACTGCTTTTGCACGGAATGTTTCATCGGGCAAGTCAAAATTTGCTGCGGAATTTTTTCGGGAAAGTGGCGTGTGCGCTGACGGGAAATGAAGCGGAATTTGCAGGATTATTAAAAGAAGATTCGCAGAAATTATTTTTGCAGGCGACGCAAACGTGGGAAAATTTAAAGCAATCTTCGCCGCAGGTTTTTGTTCCGCCGACATGGTACGGCAATGCGTTTTTAAAACAGCAAGTGCTTCAAACTTGTGCGGTTTACGATGGACGTTCCGCGATTTTTTGGAAAGACAAAAAAATTTTTTCGCCGGCGATAAGTTTTGCGGGACTTCCGAAATGGAGTATGAAATTTCTCTGCCTCTTTGCCAAAATTCTTTTTCAATTTTCTCCCGGAATTCCGCGTTTGGTTTTTCATCCGATTGATTTTCAAATTCTCGGTGAAGAAAAAATTGCCGGACTCATTCGGAAAATGGTTGCGATTCGTCAATTAAAACAATACGACAATTTGAGAAAATAA
- the carB gene encoding carbamoyl-phosphate synthase large subunit, whose protein sequence is MKLLGIDKVLIIGSGPIVIGQACEFDYSGTQACKALREQGYKIVLVNSNPATIMTDPVMADATYIEPLNVERLEQIIAKERPQALLPNLGGQTGLNLACALNKAGILDKYGVKVIGVNLDAIERGEDREIFKETMKQLGIDTPRSGICHSVEEAEKIVAEIGYPVVVRPAYTMGGAGGGFCYNVEELRTICGNGLELSMTHQCLIEESILGWEELEVEVVRDSKNQMIAICFIENIDPVGVHTGDSFCAAPFLTIDKKLEEELKAKAFKIVEAIGVIGGTNVQFAHDPKTGRVVIIEINPRTSRSSALASKATGFPIALISAKLAAGMTLDQIPYWRDGSLEKYTPSGDYVVLKFARWAFEKFRGVDDCLGTQMKAVGEVMAIGKTYKETLQKAIRGLENGRAGLGFAKDFNKKSKAELLEMMKTPSSERHFQMYEAIRKGATDEEIFAVTFEKAYFVSQMRELVNLEEEILKTPGRLPSDELLIQAKKDGFSDKYLAKILGIREKDVRKKRTELGVVEGWCAVPVSGVENSYYYYSTYNCKDESTATTNPKKIMILGGGPNRIGQGIEFDYCCCHAAMALRELGYETIMVNCNPETVSTDYDTSDKLYFEPVSLEDVLQIYHKEKPAGVIVQFGGQTPLNIARALSDEGVKILGTSIDSIDIAEDRDLFRKMMDRLNIPMPESGMATNIDEALEVVKQIGGYPIMIRPSFVLGGRGMEVIYDEAMLREYVAKAVGVTPDRPLLVDRFLHNALECEADALADGEHVYIPSVMEHVELAGVHSGDSACIIPPVTITEENLKTIKDYTRKIAEALHVCGLMNMQYAIEDGKVFVLEANPRASRTVPLVSKVCNTQMARLATRLMLGEKLESLHLKDKKFKHHGAKEAVFPFDKFPKVDPVLGPEMRSTGEVLGLSENFALAYYKSQEAAGSVLPSEGAVLISLSDKTNLADQAIEVGKEFAKLGFKIYATEGTAKFYENAGVKCEVVNKINEGRPNVLDIILNKQVNLIINTPWAKRDAIKDESAIRKAAIKYKTPYITTLAAALNTVKGIAEARKGKGSVKSLQEYHAMIE, encoded by the coding sequence ATGAAACTTCTTGGAATTGATAAAGTTTTAATCATCGGCTCGGGCCCTATTGTGATTGGTCAGGCCTGCGAATTTGACTATTCGGGCACTCAAGCTTGCAAAGCTTTGCGCGAACAAGGCTATAAAATCGTCCTCGTGAATTCGAATCCGGCGACGATTATGACCGACCCCGTTATGGCCGATGCGACTTATATCGAACCTTTAAATGTCGAACGCTTAGAACAAATTATTGCCAAAGAACGTCCGCAAGCGCTCCTCCCGAACTTGGGTGGACAAACCGGTTTGAATTTAGCTTGCGCTTTGAATAAAGCAGGCATTTTAGACAAATACGGCGTTAAAGTTATCGGCGTGAACCTCGACGCCATCGAACGTGGCGAAGACCGCGAAATTTTCAAAGAAACGATGAAACAGTTGGGCATCGATACACCGCGCTCGGGCATTTGCCACAGCGTCGAAGAAGCCGAAAAAATCGTCGCCGAAATCGGTTATCCTGTCGTCGTGCGTCCCGCTTATACAATGGGCGGAGCCGGCGGCGGATTCTGCTACAATGTCGAAGAACTTCGCACGATTTGCGGAAACGGTCTTGAACTTTCGATGACTCACCAATGCTTGATTGAAGAATCCATTTTAGGTTGGGAAGAACTCGAAGTTGAAGTCGTTCGCGATTCAAAAAATCAGATGATTGCGATTTGCTTCATTGAAAACATCGACCCGGTCGGCGTTCACACCGGCGACTCTTTCTGCGCGGCTCCGTTCTTAACGATTGACAAAAAACTCGAAGAAGAACTCAAAGCAAAAGCATTTAAAATCGTCGAAGCGATTGGCGTTATCGGTGGCACTAATGTTCAATTTGCCCACGACCCGAAAACGGGCCGCGTCGTGATTATCGAAATTAACCCGCGCACGAGTCGTTCTTCGGCTTTGGCGTCGAAGGCAACGGGTTTCCCGATTGCGTTAATTTCGGCAAAGCTTGCTGCGGGCATGACTTTGGATCAGATTCCTTATTGGCGCGATGGAAGCCTCGAAAAATACACGCCGAGCGGTGATTATGTGGTGCTTAAATTTGCACGTTGGGCATTTGAAAAATTCCGCGGCGTCGATGATTGCTTAGGCACTCAAATGAAAGCCGTGGGCGAAGTCATGGCGATTGGCAAGACTTACAAAGAAACTCTTCAAAAGGCAATTCGCGGTCTTGAAAATGGTCGTGCAGGTTTAGGCTTTGCCAAAGACTTTAACAAAAAATCCAAAGCGGAACTTTTAGAAATGATGAAAACGCCGAGTTCGGAACGTCATTTCCAAATGTATGAAGCGATTCGCAAAGGTGCTACCGACGAAGAAATTTTTGCGGTCACTTTTGAAAAAGCGTACTTCGTGAGTCAAATGCGCGAACTCGTTAACCTCGAAGAAGAAATTCTGAAAACGCCGGGCCGTTTGCCTTCGGATGAACTTTTGATTCAAGCGAAGAAAGACGGTTTTAGCGATAAATACTTGGCAAAGATTTTGGGCATTCGCGAAAAAGACGTTCGCAAAAAACGCACAGAACTCGGCGTTGTCGAAGGCTGGTGCGCAGTCCCTGTCAGCGGCGTCGAAAACTCCTACTATTACTACAGCACTTACAACTGCAAAGATGAATCGACCGCGACAACGAATCCGAAAAAGATTATGATTTTGGGCGGTGGCCCGAACCGCATCGGCCAAGGCATCGAATTTGACTATTGCTGCTGCCATGCAGCGATGGCACTTCGCGAACTCGGTTACGAAACGATTATGGTAAACTGCAACCCCGAAACGGTTTCGACAGATTACGACACTTCGGATAAGCTTTACTTTGAACCGGTTTCGTTAGAAGATGTTTTGCAAATTTATCACAAAGAAAAACCCGCAGGCGTGATTGTTCAATTCGGAGGACAAACTCCGTTAAATATTGCGCGCGCTTTGTCTGATGAAGGCGTGAAAATTTTAGGCACAAGCATCGATTCTATCGACATTGCTGAAGACCGCGATTTGTTCCGCAAGATGATGGATCGGTTAAATATTCCGATGCCAGAAAGCGGCATGGCGACAAACATTGACGAAGCTTTAGAAGTGGTGAAGCAAATCGGCGGATACCCGATTATGATTCGCCCGAGTTTTGTTTTGGGCGGCCGCGGCATGGAAGTGATTTACGACGAAGCAATGCTCCGCGAATATGTGGCAAAGGCCGTCGGCGTTACTCCAGATCGCCCGCTTTTGGTGGACCGTTTTCTCCACAATGCTCTCGAATGCGAAGCGGATGCTTTAGCCGATGGCGAACACGTTTATATTCCATCGGTCATGGAACACGTAGAACTTGCGGGCGTTCATTCGGGCGACTCGGCATGTATTATTCCGCCGGTGACCATCACCGAAGAAAATTTGAAAACGATTAAAGATTACACGCGTAAAATTGCCGAAGCATTGCATGTTTGCGGACTGATGAATATGCAATACGCAATCGAAGACGGTAAAGTCTTTGTGCTCGAAGCCAATCCGCGTGCATCGCGCACAGTGCCATTGGTTTCTAAAGTTTGCAACACGCAAATGGCGCGCCTTGCGACCCGTTTAATGCTCGGCGAAAAACTGGAATCGTTACACTTGAAGGACAAAAAATTCAAGCATCACGGTGCCAAGGAAGCGGTGTTCCCGTTTGATAAATTCCCAAAAGTCGATCCGGTCTTAGGTCCTGAAATGCGTTCAACCGGTGAAGTTTTAGGCTTGAGTGAAAACTTTGCATTAGCTTATTACAAGAGCCAAGAAGCCGCCGGTTCTGTGCTTCCGTCCGAAGGCGCTGTGTTAATCAGTTTGTCGGATAAGACGAATTTAGCAGACCAAGCAATTGAAGTGGGTAAAGAATTTGCAAAACTCGGATTCAAAATTTACGCTACCGAAGGCACTGCAAAATTCTACGAAAACGCAGGCGTCAAATGCGAAGTGGTGAATAAGATTAACGAAGGTCGCCCCAATGTTTTAGATATTATCTTGAACAAACAGGTGAACTTAATTATCAATACGCCATGGGCAAAACGCGATGCAATTAAAGACGAATCGGCGATTCGTAAAGCGGCGATTAAATACAAGACGCCATACATTACAACTCTTGCCGCGGCATTAAATACTGTAAAAGGAATTGCCGAAGCAAGAAAGGGTAAAGGCTCTGTCAAATCGCTCCAAGAATATCACGCGATGATTGAATAA
- the larE gene encoding ATP-dependent sacrificial sulfur transferase LarE: MDKLHQKYETLKEYLKSLESVAVAFSGGVDSTFLLKVAHDVLGESAIAVTEKSASFAAIDLEESKAFCERENIQQFFTSINQLKIPHFAKNPKDRCYFCKKATFADIYKVAKNLGLNAVCEGTNVDDEGDYRPGMRAITELGIKSPLRFARLTKQDIRTLSHELQLPTWSKPSAACLASRVPYGEPITEQKLRLIEQGEKILSALGFVQKRVRIHEGATVHESTSLHENAQNFIARIEVMPSDFEKAIANAEQIEREFKKLGFSYTALDLKSYRTGSLNETL; encoded by the coding sequence ATGGATAAGCTACATCAAAAATATGAAACGCTCAAAGAATACCTAAAGTCGCTTGAAAGTGTGGCGGTTGCATTTTCCGGAGGCGTCGATTCTACTTTTTTATTGAAAGTCGCGCACGATGTTTTAGGAGAATCAGCCATCGCTGTCACCGAAAAGTCAGCCTCTTTTGCAGCAATTGATTTGGAAGAATCCAAAGCGTTTTGCGAACGTGAAAATATCCAGCAATTTTTCACAAGCATCAACCAGCTTAAAATTCCGCACTTTGCAAAAAATCCAAAAGACCGCTGCTACTTTTGTAAAAAGGCGACATTTGCAGACATTTACAAAGTCGCCAAAAATCTTGGGCTAAACGCAGTCTGCGAAGGCACAAATGTCGATGACGAAGGCGATTACCGCCCAGGAATGCGCGCGATTACAGAGCTTGGAATCAAAAGTCCGCTTCGCTTTGCACGCCTTACAAAACAAGACATTCGAACGCTTTCACACGAACTTCAGTTACCCACTTGGAGTAAGCCCTCGGCCGCGTGCTTAGCTTCGCGAGTGCCCTACGGCGAACCAATCACCGAGCAAAAATTGCGCCTGATAGAACAAGGCGAAAAAATCCTTAGCGCTTTAGGCTTTGTGCAAAAACGCGTGCGGATTCACGAAGGCGCAACGGTTCACGAAAGCACAAGCCTTCACGAAAACGCCCAAAACTTTATCGCCCGCATCGAAGTTATGCCAAGCGATTTCGAAAAGGCAATCGCAAACGCCGAACAAATCGAGCGCGAATTCAAAAAGCTAGGCTTTAGCTACACAGCCCTAGACCTTAAAAGCTACCGCACCGGAAGCCTGAATGAAACGCTATAA
- a CDS encoding aldo/keto reductase — protein sequence MTNKNEGINRREFLKLAGLSAVGAGIAGSALQGCKFFTSEREAAMSPRAGLDPTGEMTYRTSNKGDKVSLLGYGMMRLPTDDNDEIDQEMVNRLVDHAIAHGVTYFDTAPPYMKGKSEDATGIALSRHPRNSYTIATKMSNYRYVQDGMGPKEVYDASVNMYHTSMKKLKTDYIDYYLLHTVGGGDGMPFLRKRFLDNGLLEFLFKEREAGRIRHLGFSFHGHVEVFDYMMKLHDEVHWDFAQIQMNYLDWKYAEKISTRVKNINAEYLYGELEKRHIQATIMEPLLGGRLSNVHDHVVERLKQRDPNASIASWAFRFVGSFPGVLSVLSGMTYMEHLQDNLRTFSPLKPLTDEEFEFLYKTADIMTQYPTIPCNNCKYCMPCSYGLDIPGIFVHYNKCVNEGRIANSINDENYRKARKEFLVGYDRSIPKLRQANHCTGCGKCSPKCPQGIDIPAQLRIIDEYVEKLKRDSL from the coding sequence ATGACAAATAAAAACGAAGGAATCAATCGTCGCGAGTTTTTAAAATTAGCAGGCTTAAGTGCCGTAGGCGCAGGCATTGCAGGCTCTGCATTACAAGGTTGCAAGTTCTTTACTTCAGAAAGAGAAGCTGCCATGAGCCCGCGCGCAGGCCTTGATCCGACAGGCGAAATGACTTACCGCACATCAAACAAAGGCGACAAAGTTTCGCTTTTAGGTTATGGCATGATGCGCCTTCCGACCGATGACAACGATGAAATCGACCAGGAAATGGTAAACCGACTTGTCGACCACGCCATCGCGCACGGCGTCACCTATTTTGATACCGCTCCTCCGTATATGAAGGGCAAATCCGAAGACGCGACAGGCATAGCCCTCAGCCGCCATCCGCGTAACAGTTACACGATTGCAACCAAGATGAGTAACTACCGCTATGTTCAAGACGGCATGGGCCCAAAAGAAGTTTACGATGCCTCGGTCAATATGTATCACACTTCCATGAAAAAATTAAAGACCGATTACATCGACTATTACTTGCTACACACCGTAGGCGGTGGCGACGGCATGCCGTTTTTAAGAAAGCGTTTTTTGGACAACGGACTCCTCGAATTTTTGTTCAAGGAACGCGAAGCGGGCCGCATCAGGCACCTTGGATTTTCATTCCACGGTCATGTCGAAGTCTTTGATTACATGATGAAATTGCACGACGAAGTCCATTGGGATTTCGCACAAATCCAGATGAACTATTTGGACTGGAAATACGCTGAAAAAATTTCGACGCGCGTCAAAAACATCAACGCCGAATACCTTTACGGAGAACTCGAAAAGCGACACATTCAGGCAACAATTATGGAGCCGCTTTTAGGTGGCCGCCTTTCAAACGTTCACGACCATGTGGTAGAACGCCTCAAGCAGCGCGACCCCAACGCAAGCATTGCAAGCTGGGCATTTCGCTTTGTCGGAAGTTTCCCGGGAGTGCTCTCGGTGCTTTCGGGCATGACTTACATGGAACACTTGCAAGATAATTTGCGCACCTTCTCGCCACTCAAACCCTTAACCGACGAGGAATTTGAATTCCTTTACAAGACCGCAGACATCATGACGCAATACCCCACAATCCCTTGCAACAACTGCAAATATTGCATGCCATGTTCATACGGACTTGACATTCCAGGGATTTTCGTGCATTACAACAAGTGCGTAAACGAAGGCCGCATCGCAAATTCCATCAACGACGAAAATTACCGCAAAGCTCGCAAGGAATTTTTAGTCGGCTACGACCGAAGCATCCCAAAACTTCGCCAGGCAAACCACTGCACCGGATGCGGCAAATGCAGCCCCAAGTGTCCGCAAGGCATCGACATTCCAGCACAGCTTCGCATTATCGACGAATATGTCGAAAAATTAAAAAGAGACAGCCTTTAA